In Onthophagus taurus isolate NC chromosome 6, IU_Otau_3.0, whole genome shotgun sequence, a genomic segment contains:
- the LOC111421058 gene encoding protein odr-4 homolog encodes MVHNAVAEDSLLEYIQKLAKPDTCTVGLVLGQPSSTKDYIIHFAKTPPCEEDSKSNIKLKEIKSINDVFDVWVADHAKHATRMLPGGMYVLGIFVVSNEDLLTPFSNKLKSILQQVHRQLSANSYMHGTSTKSEKLVLNYCTKTQSYSCKSYDVVNSSVKPAEIKFLSKPIGWRQFQCKYELDRIYSIPIDKSDLTLRRHMNDIIEKTSDCLKPAIFAFDGEIRKNDAALESMDKKIGKSSGGNDHAGPTMVSIYLPCEIYKTTKPIDMSNCAGHIKLTGQIASNVWMHSKATVKDVCDAILEDIIRSLAARLDMHWDSLIEEEHGSPEDTNSIHEPPRRVFIHLPHTEVTLSDYLFPGEGPQDAQISLQELLDITVDEKDGVTDIEGQADLVDVYSNSIESDDTEGSLKSIQTDANKLMYSLGIGIALLVLLISLVVHYFRFIP; translated from the exons ATGGTGCACAATGCTGTTGCCGAAGACAGCCTCTTGGAATACATACAAAAATTAGCGAAGCCGGATACGTGTACTGTCGGTTTAGTTTTAGGACAG CCTTCAAGCACCAAAGATTACATAATTCATTTTGCAAAAACACCCCCATGCGAAGAAGATAGCAAATcaaacataaaactaaaagaaattaagtCGATTAACGACGTTTTCGACGTATGGGTTGCGGATCACGCGAAACACGCCACGCGAATGCTGCCGGGTGGAATGTACGTTCTCGGTATTTTCGTCGTATCAAACGAAGATTTGTTAACCCCCTTTTCCAACAAGTTAAAATCTATACTACAACAAGTTCACCGACAACTTAGCGCCAACAGTTATATGCACGGTACTTCGACGAAAAGCGAAAAGCTCGTTTTGAATTATTGCACGAAAACGCAATCTTACAGTTGTAAGAGTTACGATGTCGTTAATTCGAGTGTTAAACCGGCCGAGATTAAGTTCTTGTCAAAACCGATTGGATGGAGGCAGTTTCAATGCAAATACGAACTCGATCGGATTTATTCGATTCCGATTGATAAAAGCGATTTGACTTTAAGAAGACATATGAAT gATATTATTGAAAAGACTTCAGATTGTTTAAAACCGGCGATTTTTGCTTTTGACGgagaaattcgaaaaaatgacGCTGCTTTAGAGAGtatggataaaaaaattggtaaaTCAAGTGGAGGTAATGATCATGCTGGCCCTACAATGgtttctatttatttaccaTGC gaaatatataaaactaCAAAACCAATAGACATGTCTAATTGCGCTGGTCACATCAAACTTACAGGACAAATCGCCAGTAATGTTTGGATGCATTCAAAAGCGACTGTTAAAGATGTCTGTGATGCAATTCTCGAAGATATTATAAGAAGTTTAGCAGCGAGATTAGACATGCATTGGGATTCGCTTATTGAAGAGGAACATGGTTCACCAGAAG atacaaACAGCATACATGAACCACCTAGAAGAGTATTTATTCACTTACCTCATACGGAAGTAACTCTTTCTGACTATTTATTTCCTGGGGAAGGTCCTCAAGATGCGCAAATTTCTCTGCAAGAATTACTGGATATAACTGTTGACGAAAAAGATGGTGTTACTGATATTGAAGGACAAGCAG ATTTGGTGGATGTCTACAGCAACAGCATAGAATCCGATGATACTGAGGGTTCtttaaaatcaatacaaaCAGACGCGAACAAGTTGATGTACAGTTTGGGAATAGGAATAGCGCTTCTGGTATTGTTGATATCACTGGTGGTGCATTACTTCAGATTTATACCTTAA
- the LOC111421068 gene encoding uncharacterized protein — protein sequence MDINKLKRFFSAPSSEETGEVGNAQPEIGFKLTYFERTQQLVVKVIGARNLPKTYGTLKPEGYLIKVTIFPGKDKLETEISPHSWPTFNQELTFNFHQNAPTIKDQFLGKFITLTVYAILDNPKQQKTNRLSRSQSLRKSFKLLVGIGDDVQVRNTGSSKYSSNRFTFNNRRTIGAVTYSLDHKKFTQKGCSTHATPDIWRILQSITSGVDTEKREARCNLEVSLSYFNSEDGNNDRMEISLSKLKCSMQAMEEHEKLGGSLYLKITAFEYGVRIASWKSDRFDPTISMKIEPTTATLRAIFQYYNLSNVKIVIRFICKNLLAKKIVLGKVELGQESEIFKEAVNTPSVAITKTLILAH from the exons ATGGATATTAACAAATTGAAGCGATTTTTTTCGGCTCCATCGTCCGAAGAAACCGGCGAAGTCGGAAACGCTCAACCGgaaattggttttaaattaacatactTTGAAAGGACCCAACAGTTGGTGGTTAAAGTTATTGGTGCGCGTAATCTTCCGAAAACGTACGGGACTTTAAAACCCGAAGGCTATTTAATTAAG GTAACTATTTTTCCGGGGAAAGATAAGTTAGAAACGGAAATATCCCCACATTCTTGGCCAACATTCAATCAAGaacttacatttaattttcaccAAAACGCGCCGACAATCAAAGACCAATTTTTAGGGAAATTTATTACCTTAACAGTTTACGCAATTCTTGATAAtccaaaacaacaaaaaacgaATCGATTAAGTAGAAGCCAATCACTTAGAAAATCATTCAAGCTCCTTGTCGGTATAGGAGATGACGTGCAAGTTAGAAACACCGGAAGTTCGAAATATAGTTCTAATAGGTTCACTTTTAATAACAGAAGAACAATAGGAGCTGTTACTTACAGTTTAGACCATAAAAAGTTCACACAAAAAGGTTGTTCAACACATGCAACTCCAGATATTTGGAGAATATTACAAAGTATAACCAGCGGGGTGGACACggaaaaa AGAGAAGCTCGTTGTAACCTCGAAGTTTCATTATCGTATTTTAACAGCGAAGATGGCAACAACGATCGCATGGAAATATCCCTATCGAAATTAAAATGCAGCATGCAAGCGATGGAAGAACACGAAAAGCTTGGAG gctctttgtatttaaaaataacggCCTTTGAATATGGGGTACGCATCGCCAGTTGGAAAAGCGACCGATTCGACCCCACCATCAGCATGAAAATAGAACCAACAACCGCCACGTTACGCGCGATATTCCAGTATTACAACCTGTCCAATGTTAAGATCGTAATTCGTTTTATATGCAAGAACTTGCTCGCCAAAAAAATCGTACTGGGGAAAGTGGAATTGGGCCAAGAGAGTGAGATATTTAAAGAGGCGGTCAATACACCGAGTGTAGCAATTACCAAAACCCTGATATTGGCTCATTAA
- the LOC111421067 gene encoding plasminogen, giving the protein MNGRNLLLFAFYFMLHGCKCHKINNKMQIVRDKDIGIDSKSNVSNIFRDVIDPDRNTSIYWNWSPWTRCENCMQSRFKKCKSKSCDGKKIFEEKFCKKKRCTRKKHMLKSYYDMHIIEEVRESRLSTRTMVSKIWTKWSDWSPCSKKCRTKRYRTCKKPGRCKKRRQYQSAFCYTVKTICEKYVFHLIGKHKNDPTNKYVYDLPKQTINYYNKKKKCGRPFKTTKMLKIIGGTESEKNKWPWHVALQNAFNETFCGGTLIAPRWVLTAGHCLRKYLRVRFNEHDLTTIDGRERDLTVNRMFLHPEFNHVTVDNDIALLRLPEPVVQPVACLPSSNPIPKDLCYVMGWGKEKSYDILGTNTLKEAQLPVVNEGTCKRSYRNYIITDNMFCAGWKSGTADTCAGDSGGGLMCSLKRKSTEKVYVVQGITSFGDGCGRRNKYGIYTKVNNYLQWIQKTMDMYS; this is encoded by the exons ATGAACGGTCGCAATTTGTTATTGTTCGCCTTTTACTTTATGTTACACGGTTGCAAGTGCCACAAG attaataataaaatgcaaATTGTTCGTGATAAAGATATTggaattgattcaaaatcaaatgTCTCAAATATATTTCGAGATGTAATCGACCCCGATCGAAATACAAGTATTTATTGGAATTGGTCCCCGTGGACGAGATGCGAAAATTGTATGCAATCGAGgttcaaaaaatgcaaaagtAAATCTTGcgatggtaaaaaaattttcgaagaaaagttttgtaagaagaAACGATGCACGAGAAAAAAACACATGTTAAAATCCTACTACGATATGCACATAATCGAGGAAGTTCGG gaaAGCAGATTATCCACGCGCACCAtggtttcaaaaatatggaccAAATGGTCCGATTGGAGCCCGTGCTCGAAAAAATGTAGAACGAAACGGTACAGGACGTGCAAAAAACCTGGAAGGTGTAAGAAAAGGAGACAATATCAATCGGCTTTTTGTTATACTGTAAAAACgatttgtgaaaaatatgtatttcaTCTTATTGGTAAACACAAAAATg atcCTACTAATAAATATGTATACGATTTACCTaaacaaacaataaattactataataaaaagaaaaaatgtggaaGACCTTTCAAAACAACAAAGatgttaaaaatcattggagGAACTGAATCGGAAAAGAATAAATGGCCGTGGCATGTAGCTTTACAAAACGCTTTTAAc gAAACATTTTGCGGTGGGACTTTAATAGCACCAAGATGGGTGTTGACGGCTGGTCAttgtttaagaaaatatctaaGAGTAAGATTTAACGAACACGATCTAACTACTATTGATGGTAGAGAAAGGGACCTTACTGTGAATAGAATGTTTTTGCACCCGGAATTTAATCACGTCACCGTTGATAATGATATAGCTTTACTTCGTTTACCAGAACCAGTTGTGCAACCTGTTGCTTGTCTGCCTTCTTCAAACCCTATTCCAAAAGATTTATGTTACGTTATGGGTTGgggaaaagaaaaatcataCGATATTTTGGGTACAAATACCTTAAAAGAAGCACAA TTACCAGTTGTGAATGAAGGAACTTGTAAAAGATCATATAGAAACTATATCATCACGGATAACATGTTTTGTGCCGGTTGGAAATCTGGGACGGCAGATACTTGCGCGGGTGACAGTGGTGGTGGTTTAATGTGCagcttaaaaagaaaatctacAGAAAAAGTGTACGTAGTTCAAGGAATAACAAGTTTCGGAGATGGTTGcggaagaagaaataaatacgGGATCTATACGAAGGTGAACAACTACTTGCAATGGATCCAGAAAACTATGGACATGTACTCgtaa